One Terriglobia bacterium genomic window, GACTCCGTCATTGGGGACAGCCGCCGGGCAGGGCCGCATGCCCCCGCCGTGGAACTGGCCGTTGCCAACAGCGACGTTGGTGATGAAGAACGGCAGGCGGGTTGAGCTTCCATCCAAAACAAGGCTCACGTGCTGGCCGCGATAGCTGAGGAACGTTTTTAGGGTTGCCCAGAAGAAAGCCGATTTTCCTCCGAACCGGCCCATAAAATTCTTTGACTGAGCGGCCACCTGCCCGCCCATTCCAAAGCTGATCAGATTAACAAAATACCGGCTGGCCTTGCCGCCGCTGCCGGCGCGAAATGTGGCCTTGCCGACATCGATCAAAGTGGGAACACCGGTAGCCAGGATTTCGATCGCTCGGACGGCGTCGGCAGGAATTTCCAGTGTGCGGCGGAAGTCACCGCCGGTACCGAGCGGCAGAATTCCGAGCACGGCTTCCGGCCAGACCATCTGGTCCTTGTCAAAAAAACCGTTGGCAACTTCATTGACAGTCCCGTCGCCGCCCACTGCGATTATCAGATCGCAGCCTTCGCGCAGCAGGGCACGCGCGATGGCGATTCCCGCGCCCGGTTCGCTCGTGAAGCGGGTGATGACGTGGCCCAGGCGGCTTTCGAGCATGGCGGCAAGCTGCGGCCAATGCCGGGCCGTCCTTCCGCCGGCGGAATGCGGATTGACAACGGCAGCTATTTTTGACGGCGTGCTCATACGACGGGAGGGAGTCGGCCGCTTCGATAGAGGCGCAGGTGAACATCCTCGACGGTTTCCTTGAGCGTTTCTTCCGGGTCGCGCGTCTGGAAGCCGAGCTCCGTGCGGGCTTTGGTGGAATCGCAATACCAGTAATGCGCTGACATTTTGACGGAGGCGTCGTCCAGCTCGATTTTCTTTCCCAGCAGCGGATAGATTACCCGCATCGCGCGCGCGCCCCACAGTGAAACCTCGAAGGGCGGCTCCATCGAGGGCGGGGCTTTGCCGGAGATTTCCGCCACCTTTTCAATCAACTGCCGGAAAGTCCAGTTGACGTTGCCCATCAGGTATCGCTCGCCGGGCTTTCCTTTGTCCATGGCCAGCATCAATCCGCGGGCAACGTCGCGGACATCCACAAAATTGAGCCCGCCTTTGGGAATCGCCTTGATTTCGCCCTGGAGAAAAAGCGCCACGTCGCGGGTGGAAGAATTGCGCTCATCGCCAACACCAAGTAGCAGGCTGGGGTTGGCGATGACCACGTTCAGTCCGCTGCGGGCATGGTAATCAAGCGCCAGCTTTTCGGAAAAAATCTTGCTCAGATAGTATGGCCATTCGGCGAGCACTTCATTCTTATAGCCGGATGTTTCATCATAGACCGCCGGAGTTGTGCCGACGGCGATGGTGCCTGAACTGGATACCATCACGATCTTGCTTACCTGATATTCCAGGGCGGCCTCGCAGACGTTTCGGGTTCCTTCAATATGCGTCTCATAAAGGAGTTCCTGGTCCTTCGAGTCGCGCGAGACGATTCCCGCCAGGTGATAGATCTCGGAGACGCCCTTCGCCGCATGCTGTACCTGCTGGCGATTTACGATGTCGCCGTGGACCACTTCCACGGCCGGATCCTGTTCCCAGGGTGACAGGCCGCGGCAAAACACCCGCAGCCGCAGGGAGTCTGGTTCTGCCCTCAGTCGCTCCACCAGATGCTTGCCGAGAAATCCTGTCGCTCCGGTGATGAGAACGGTTTTCGGCGCCATCAGATGCTCCCGGGCGTTCCCTGCACATCGGCCATCAGGATGGGCGCAAAGTGCATCATGGTGGTGCTGGGTTTGCGGCCCACATGGCTCTGTGCCATATCGAGCGCCTCTTTCATGTTCTGGGCGGTGTCCCATCCCATGATTTTGGCCGCCCGTCTCGATTCCGCTCCCACCACGATTACCTTACCCGTGTGCGCGCGCCCGTTTTCTCCCCAGTACCACATGTAGAACGGATGCACGCCGTGGTAGGCGTGGCCGGTGCGGTACATGCGGATGTAGTCCGGATCGCGGGCAAACTGTTCTTCGTATTTCCGCTGCAATTCCATTGAATTTCGCGTCTCCGGCAGAATTCGATTGAAGAACTCGATGTAAGAAGGATGGTGCAGCGGGTCAAATTCATTGTAGAGCGGATGAGTGATGATCAGCACGCCGTTCTTCTTTACCACCGGCATGCCGCGGTACATGTTGTGGAAGTATCCAAGCGCCATCACCTGCACCAGCAGAGGATTCAGAATCGAATTCACGTTATATGGAGAAACGAAAGGAATGCCGTAGACCACCACGTCCGACTGCCCATCGAGCGGCGTGCAATACTGCGCGTAACAGTAGGCCAGGGTTTTCGCATGAGTGGGCAGCGTGGCGCCGGCATGGACGGCGATCATCTGATAGGGCGCCGGAATGGCAAACAGGGTTTTCCGCTTGGCCGCCCGGGGAAGCATGCCCAGGCCCTTGCGCGTGGCTTCAAACATGGCGCGATCGACGCCCGTCCAGGAGTCTTCGTTCTTCGTGAAAAACGCCATAGCAGGCTCGAACATGCGGTTGTTGAGCACCGTCTCAATATGGAAGACCTTCAGGTGGCGATTGATCACTTCCATGATGCGATCACAGGAGGGGTTCATGGCAGACCGCGTATGATCAAAATAGGAATTGCTGGCCAGGATGGTCTGCGGCGTGTGATGGGCCTGCAGTGTAGCGTAGTCGCACAGCCCCACGCTGACGGACTTGCTTCCGCCATCCATGGGAACGAGGTTGATGTTGGAGTAAATCAGCAGGTCGGATTCCGCCGCCCGGCGGTTGATGCGGACTCTTTCGCCGATTTCAGTGGTCCCCAGGTCCACCATGCCGTCCGGAGCGTCGCCGTCGTGGTTGTAGAGCCGGTCGGGGTAAAAGCTTGAAAAGATCCGGTTGCCGACAGCGCGACGGATTTCGGCAGCCGTCATGCGCCGGTGGTAGGAAGTTGCCACGATAATGTGGATGTCCTCGACACCTTTCTGGGCAAGCAGTTTCAGCACGACGGTCAGGACGGATTCGCGGACGTCCGGCCGCTTCATTTTCGGCAGGGGCAGGGAAATGTCATCGATGGCGATGGTAACTTTCATCCCCGGCCGCAGCAGCGCCGAGAGAGGCTCCATCTGCTCAGGATGGTCAATGGCATATTGGATGGCGGCGTGGCGGTCCTTAAGGCCGGCAATAGTGGGATTGGGGTAGAGGACCCTTGTGCCCGCCGGCATCCTGACGGACAGAAGGTCCTCGCCATACCACATCAGGCGCTCAGCCGAGCGGCCCTCGAGTTGCACGACGCAGTCCTCGTGCGAAACCACCGCATTGCGCCCTACCGCGTTGGGTGTGGGATCGCCGAACTCAAACGCCGGCGGCCCCGCCGGGTGATGGTTCCCGGCGTTGTCTGACATCGAAGCCTCTCTTTAAGTCCAGAATGGTCCAGGCACGCTCCAGGGCCACACGCTTGAGCCTGCGGTCAGGATTGACGGCGACCGGAATGCCCACAGCTTCCAGCATCGACAAATCTGAAAAACTATCCGAGTAAGCCTTGCACTGTTTCATTTCCGTTGCATACTGCCTGCACAGCCTTTCCATGGCACGGACCTTTTCTTCCTCGGCGATCAGCGGAGCTTCCACTTCCCCGGTTGCGGTCCCGTCGCTGAAAACCAGGCGGTTCGAGATCACAGATTGGAAACCAAGGTACCGGATTACCTCGTCCAGAGCAACATCCAGTTCGCCGGACACCAGCACCGGCAGGTATCCTTGCCTGCGGTCTTCCTCGAGCAGCAGCAGCGCGTCCGGATAGATGGACGGCAGGATTTCTTCATCAAAAAGCTGCCGCGACTGGCCCCGCAGCACCTGCTCGTGCATGCCGCGATATTCGCGAAAAAAGACTTCGTTGAAGCGCCGCCTGGAACGCGACTCCAGGGCCAGCCATGACGGAACGCTCAGCAGCAGCTTGGCGAATTTCAACGCCGCCCGGGCTTTCGACGGCTGGTGCAGGGTGAAGTAGGCGTATCTTCGGACGATGTTGCCCGAAGTCAGGGTCCCATCGAAATCATAAAAAGCCAGCCGTTGATTGGTGTTCATGATTCGGGAATCTTCATCGATGCGGCCCGCCTTCGAGAGCTGCGATGGGCCAGGAGGTTCTGAAAATTCTTCTTGTGCCTCCACCCGAGAAACAGCGTCAGTAAAGCGGCGTAGAGTGCATCCTGCGGGCTGACGAAGGCGAGCATCAGGATCACGAACAGCACCCAGGTGCTGAGGGAAGCGGTCGCGCCCGCTTCAGGCCACTTCAGGCGGCTGCTGATCAATCGCATGATCACAAAAAAAGCCAGGGCCACAGCAGCCCACAAGGGATAAAGCCACAGCATCACGCCAGCCGAAGTCGCAATTCCCTTGCCTCCATTAAATTTCAAAAAAGGCGAGAAACAGTGCCCCAGAATGGCTCCGAAGCCGAACAGCCAGCCCAGCGCCACCCCATGCGCCCCATGGCTGGCCAGCCATACAGCAATATACCCCTTACCCATGTCGCCGATCAGCGTCAGCACTGCGCGCCACTTGTTCACGCGCAGGACATTGTTGAAGCCGGGATTCCCCGAGCCCACGGAACGGATGTTGATGCCGCTGCCCGCCATGGACAGCACTGCAAAGGGTATGGATCCCACGAAAAAGCAGACAATGAACCGGACAATGATTCCCAACGTGCTCGCAGGCATGGCTAGGTGTTTTTGTGGCCTTCCCCTGGTCCCATCAGGCGCAGAGCCTGGCAATGGCTTCCCTGACCTGCTCCCGCAGTGTCGCCAGCTCGCGCACATCGTTCATCTGGATGTAGAGCGGCCCTCCCACCGCGATCTTTGCTTCCCCTCGCCCCGGCATCCTTGTGCCTACAGAAAGTATAGAGGAAGTTCCGCGGACCCCGAGAGGGTAAATCGGATTGCCGGTCTGCACGGCCGCGTCCAGGGCGTCCAGCCGGAACCGGCTGAGATGCGCCGGAACAGTCGGTGGTCCCTCAGAAAGCACCATGACCGCATGGCCATCTTCGAGTCCCTGGCGAATGCGCTGGCGCAGCGTGCCGCCGGGCGGAAGGCTGGGCGCGCGCAGCGGCGGAAGCACCAGCGGCCTGAGCAGGAATATGAGAGTGGCCGGAAGAGTATCGACCGCTCCTGAATCTGAAAACCAGACTGGCATGGGGAGAACCGCAGCCAACGCCAGGGCGTCCACGCCGCCGGCGCGGTTGGCCATCAGGACGGCCGGCCGCCCCGGTTTGAACCGTTCACCCCCGTCCAGTTCGATCTTGTGGCCGAGCAGCTTCAGCAGAATTCTTGCAGTGGCGGCAACGATGGCGAACCTGGCTCCCGCGCCGGGAACGCCCCGCGCCAGCAACCCGCCGCCAACCCCCAAGGTCAGAAGTAGCGCCTGCGAAATTTTGCGCGTGAGCCAGCGTCCGCAGCGCGCCAGGCAAAGTCGCATCCAGGCGCCCAGACTCTCCCACCACAGGCGCAGAATCTGCAGCCAGGGCGGCCGGCGATTGAGTTCGAGTTCGCCGCGCTCGTAGAGCAGGCGTGTCTCATTGCGCCGGATCTTGCCGCTCGAGGTTTTGGGAATGCTTTGTGGCGCCACCAGCTCGACTTTGTCTGGCGGAATGCCAACCGCCAGGCCTACTCGCTCAATCACCTCAGCCTCAATGCGGTCAAGGTCTTCCTTGTTGGCCACGCGGGTTTCCGCCACCACCACCAATTGCTCGGTGCCGAGTTCGGGATCGCGCCTGCCAAAGGCCGCCACGCATCCCCGCCGCACCTCCGGCACTTCAGCAGCGGCAAGCTCCACTTCCTGCGGAACGATGTTGCGGCCGGATTTGATAATCAGGTCCTTGGCGCGTCCCGTAATGTAGATCTCGCCGTTGGCCCAGTAGCCAAGATCGCCTGAGTCCATCCAGCCGCCTTCGACGGTGACGGCTGCCGTCGCTTTGGGATTGCGGAAGTATCCCGCTGTCTTGGATGGGCCTCGGAAAAGCACCTTGCCCTGGATGCGCTCGCCGAGCGGATTCCCTTCAGGACCGATCACTTTAATTTCGTGTTCCGGCAAGGCCCTGCCGTTGGCCACAAATCGCAGCGCGCTTGAATCCTCCGCTTCGGCGGGAACGGCCTTGCCTTCAGCCTCGAACACGTCGCGGCGGATGCGGTCAATTACCGGACGGCGGTCAAGGGGCGGAAACGCCAGGGCCACGGACGACTCAGCCAGGCCGTAACAGGGGACAAAACTTTCTGCGCGAAAGCCGTAGGGCTTGAATCGCTGTTCAAAGCGTTCCAGGGTGTCGGGCAGTACGGCTTCGCCGGCATTGATGGCGACGCGCCAGGCGCTGAGATCAAGCCCTTCAATGGCGCTATCGGGGATTTTTCGGGCGCAGAGTTCGTAGGAGAAATTCGGAGCGGGGCAGAGCGTGCCGCCGGAATCGTGCAACGCCCACAACCATTTTTCCGGCCGGCTCAGAAACGCCAGCGGCGAGAGGATGGTGATGGGCAGCGCGTAATAAATGCTGTAGAGCCATGAGCCGATCAGGC contains:
- a CDS encoding diacylglycerol kinase family protein, which produces MSTPSKIAAVVNPHSAGGRTARHWPQLAAMLESRLGHVITRFTSEPGAGIAIARALLREGCDLIIAVGGDGTVNEVANGFFDKDQMVWPEAVLGILPLGTGGDFRRTLEIPADAVRAIEILATGVPTLIDVGKATFRAGSGGKASRYFVNLISFGMGGQVAAQSKNFMGRFGGKSAFFWATLKTFLSYRGQHVSLVLDGSSTRLPFFITNVAVGNGQFHGGGMRPCPAAVPNDGVLDVTVISYAGALKLLSSFSMLYSGEVYSHPNVRHFQAAHILAEAGGVTEIEIDGEPVGTLPLEVTLLPRQLRVQVASCSPLLSESEVAKEGRKVSQKK
- a CDS encoding NAD-dependent epimerase/dehydratase family protein — translated: MAPKTVLITGATGFLGKHLVERLRAEPDSLRLRVFCRGLSPWEQDPAVEVVHGDIVNRQQVQHAAKGVSEIYHLAGIVSRDSKDQELLYETHIEGTRNVCEAALEYQVSKIVMVSSSGTIAVGTTPAVYDETSGYKNEVLAEWPYYLSKIFSEKLALDYHARSGLNVVIANPSLLLGVGDERNSSTRDVALFLQGEIKAIPKGGLNFVDVRDVARGLMLAMDKGKPGERYLMGNVNWTFRQLIEKVAEISGKAPPSMEPPFEVSLWGARAMRVIYPLLGKKIELDDASVKMSAHYWYCDSTKARTELGFQTRDPEETLKETVEDVHLRLYRSGRLPPVV
- a CDS encoding lactate racemase domain-containing protein, giving the protein MSDNAGNHHPAGPPAFEFGDPTPNAVGRNAVVSHEDCVVQLEGRSAERLMWYGEDLLSVRMPAGTRVLYPNPTIAGLKDRHAAIQYAIDHPEQMEPLSALLRPGMKVTIAIDDISLPLPKMKRPDVRESVLTVVLKLLAQKGVEDIHIIVATSYHRRMTAAEIRRAVGNRIFSSFYPDRLYNHDGDAPDGMVDLGTTEIGERVRINRRAAESDLLIYSNINLVPMDGGSKSVSVGLCDYATLQAHHTPQTILASNSYFDHTRSAMNPSCDRIMEVINRHLKVFHIETVLNNRMFEPAMAFFTKNEDSWTGVDRAMFEATRKGLGMLPRAAKRKTLFAIPAPYQMIAVHAGATLPTHAKTLAYCYAQYCTPLDGQSDVVVYGIPFVSPYNVNSILNPLLVQVMALGYFHNMYRGMPVVKKNGVLIITHPLYNEFDPLHHPSYIEFFNRILPETRNSMELQRKYEEQFARDPDYIRMYRTGHAYHGVHPFYMWYWGENGRAHTGKVIVVGAESRRAAKIMGWDTAQNMKEALDMAQSHVGRKPSTTMMHFAPILMADVQGTPGSI
- a CDS encoding HAD family phosphatase: MNTNQRLAFYDFDGTLTSGNIVRRYAYFTLHQPSKARAALKFAKLLLSVPSWLALESRSRRRFNEVFFREYRGMHEQVLRGQSRQLFDEEILPSIYPDALLLLEEDRRQGYLPVLVSGELDVALDEVIRYLGFQSVISNRLVFSDGTATGEVEAPLIAEEEKVRAMERLCRQYATEMKQCKAYSDSFSDLSMLEAVGIPVAVNPDRRLKRVALERAWTILDLKRGFDVRQRREPSPGGAAGV
- a CDS encoding glycerol-3-phosphate acyltransferase encodes the protein MPASTLGIIVRFIVCFFVGSIPFAVLSMAGSGINIRSVGSGNPGFNNVLRVNKWRAVLTLIGDMGKGYIAVWLASHGAHGVALGWLFGFGAILGHCFSPFLKFNGGKGIATSAGVMLWLYPLWAAVALAFFVIMRLISSRLKWPEAGATASLSTWVLFVILMLAFVSPQDALYAALLTLFLGWRHKKNFQNLLAHRSSRRRAASMKIPES
- a CDS encoding AMP-binding protein, which produces MPRQIDAAQLEEQMLQIVRELLTELGSLRAAESVTLRSSLERDLGLGSLEMVELLVRTEAHFNVRLPDRIAEEADTPADWVRAVAGGEEEAPAASQRYTIRQPHHVAPPPPDSARTLIEVLRKHTEVDPDRVQAHVLEGSSGEDVSYGELLATASNVAAGLVSGGLRRNETVAIMLPTSPQFFYAFFGVMLAGGIAVPIYPPARPDKIEEYVRRQVGILRNAEVRFLISFEAARRVSELLRLNLPGMLGVTTVEDLASSGARLQPGAIEAAEAAFIQYTSGSTGDPKGVVLTQSNLLANIRGIGWAVGVQPSDIVVSWLPLYHDMGLIGSWLYSIYYALPITILSPLAFLSRPEKWLWALHDSGGTLCPAPNFSYELCARKIPDSAIEGLDLSAWRVAINAGEAVLPDTLERFEQRFKPYGFRAESFVPCYGLAESSVALAFPPLDRRPVIDRIRRDVFEAEGKAVPAEAEDSSALRFVANGRALPEHEIKVIGPEGNPLGERIQGKVLFRGPSKTAGYFRNPKATAAVTVEGGWMDSGDLGYWANGEIYITGRAKDLIIKSGRNIVPQEVELAAAEVPEVRRGCVAAFGRRDPELGTEQLVVVAETRVANKEDLDRIEAEVIERVGLAVGIPPDKVELVAPQSIPKTSSGKIRRNETRLLYERGELELNRRPPWLQILRLWWESLGAWMRLCLARCGRWLTRKISQALLLTLGVGGGLLARGVPGAGARFAIVAATARILLKLLGHKIELDGGERFKPGRPAVLMANRAGGVDALALAAVLPMPVWFSDSGAVDTLPATLIFLLRPLVLPPLRAPSLPPGGTLRQRIRQGLEDGHAVMVLSEGPPTVPAHLSRFRLDALDAAVQTGNPIYPLGVRGTSSILSVGTRMPGRGEAKIAVGGPLYIQMNDVRELATLREQVREAIARLCA